From a single Papilio machaon chromosome 19, ilPapMach1.1, whole genome shotgun sequence genomic region:
- the LOC106721282 gene encoding uncharacterized protein LOC106721282 encodes MSNNTFLSTRLMAGAALVGLVGAAGVFIYEQIYAEKRRAMLVREVARLDKQVSTMRSELEALRELQKETQLRRMKQKRSPRPKEVKSPKAAPLGDTVDAPEQSYASDSEYFTDYQSVIATDGEMDSEEFYDVPTDDEDDTLRESLRNGNAAKFTLDDDKSDKLDLPVQQNVKENST; translated from the exons ATGAGTAACAATACTTTTTTGTCGACTCGTTTGATGGCTGGAGCAGCTCTTGTGGGACTAGTGGGTGCTGCAGGTGTCTTCATATATGAACAAATCTATGCAGAAAAAAGAAGAGCGATGTTAG TAAGAGAGGTTGCCCGCCTTGATAAACAAGTTTCAACCATGCGATCAGAATTGGAAGCCTTAAGAGAGCTACAGAAAGAAAC TCAACTTCGACGCATGAAGCAGAAGCGCAGTCCAAGACCGAAAGAAGTCAAATCACCTAAAGCTGCACCCTTAGGTGACACTGTTGATGCTCCGGAACAAAGCTATGCCTCTGATTCTGAATATTTTACTGACTATCAATCTGTTATAG CAACTGACGGTGAAATGGACAGCGAGGAGTTTTATGATGTCCCCACAGATGATGAAGATGACACACTGCGCGAGTCACTACGCAATGGAAACGCTGCGAAATTTACCCTAGATGAT GACAAATCAGATAAACTAGATCTTCCAGtacaacaaaatgttaaagaaaatagcACATAG
- the LOC123722090 gene encoding protein PFC0760c-like, translated as MEVPDKFEDIISESNFETAVSPETRKEKVTLQNEENRVKEITPINANLDGILMDASDDNSKKISDEQCLKLKSDGKDMQLAAPNQKAGDGIEESYLKICVKTDAVITSTNISPEISSANKSLIEYIDTASNNDNDVESNIDEENNSDVLDEELQLRWDDDENDGDNVIGSADEEELLKENTDTFDKIAEKKESDTKVLDDTDVMEEKLHTVTSDTTDEYNEYISTDSIPKTEEIVTQHGLKKPDMMLEIPTQELMNFMDEDDEPDLSNLVQSPDIEMGKNSPKVEDDVDSNDLKNCLITTSNAKLKLDNVATKTTEIVQIESKESENINANVSESLGKNEDKALTEIVTKDTESIQLKDDGNQQNIDKTIDEPQPSTSKASVITEMRRDSDEVGEMSDSLGLLAESTRVEEDDDDEEQEDDDDRDDDDKDDDDEEYDPDEENSNETVVEYSEDSNAVNCELDTVKDAQSDAQGPKVSQTDLTLCNEQIEICEFSITDNIIQEDNYKNIESTEQMESDVTMIDAEKNDENSVEISEKMKYLEK; from the exons ATGGAGGTACCGGATAAATTCGAGGATATAATTTCTGAAAGTAACTTTGAAACGGCTGTTTCTCCTGAAACCAGGAAAGAAAAAGTTACTTTACAAAATGAAGAAAACAGAGTGAAAGAAATTACACCAATAAATGCCAATTTAGATGGTATTCTTATGGATGCATCAGATGATAACAGTAAGAAAATTTCTGATgaacaatgtttaaaattgaaatcagACGGAAAGGATATGCAATTAGCAGCGCCAAACCAAAAAGCAGGTGATGGCATAGaagaaagttatttaaaaatatgtgttaAAACAGATGCTGTGATTACCTCGACAAATATAAGTCCTGAAATAAGTTCTGCTAACAAATCCCTTATAGAGTACATAGATACAGCATCAAATAATGACAATGATGTTGAATCTAATATTGATGAAGAAAATAATAGTGATGTATTAGATGAAGAGTTACAGCTAAGATGGGATGATGACGAAAATGATGGTGATAATGTGATAGGCAGTGCAGATGAAgaagaattattaaaagaaaatacagacacatttgataaaatagCTGAGAAGAAAGAATCTGATACAAAAGTACTGGATGATACAGATGTAATGGaggaaaaattacatacagtAACATCTGATACAACTGATGAATATAATGAATACATTTCAACAGATTCAATACCAAAAACTGAAGAAATTGTAACTCAGCATGGCTTGAAAAAGCCTGATATGATGTTGGAAATACCCACTCAAGAATTAATGAACTTTATGGATGAAGATGATGAACCTGATCTTAGTAATTTAGTTCAATCACCTGACATAGAAATGGGTAAAAATAGTCCCAAGGTTGAAGATGATGTGGATAGTAATGACCTTAAGAATTGTCTAATTACAACATCTaatgctaaattaaaattggacAATGTGGCAACAAAAACTACAGAAATTGTACAAATTGAGTCAAAGGAATCTGAAAACATCAATGCCAATGTAAGCGAATCATTAGGAAAGAATGAAGACAAAGCTTTAACAGAAATAGTAACAAAAGACACAGAATCAATTCAACTAAAAGATGATGGAAATCagcaaaatattgataaaactaTTGATGAACCTCAACCTTCAACATCCAAAGCTTCTGTAATCACAGAAATGAGAAGAGACTCAGATGAAGTAGGTGAGATGAGTGATAGTCTGGGTTTGTTGGCCGAGTCTACTAGAGTGGaagaagatgatgatgatgaagagcAGGAGGATGATGATGACagagatgatgatgacaaagatgatgatgatgaggaaTATGATCCAGATGAAg AGAATAGTAACGAAACAGTTGTTGAATATTCAGAAGACTCTAATGCGGTAAACTGTGAATTAGACACTGTTAAAGATGCACAATCTGATGCACAAGGCCCTAAAGTATCACAGACAGACTTAACACTATGCAATgaacaaattgaaatttgtGAATTCTCTATAACTGACAATATTATTCAAGAAGACAActacaaaaacattgaatCTACAGAGCAAATGGAATCTGAT gTAACAATGATTGATGCTGAAAAAAATGATGAAAATAGTGTGGAAATTAGTGAAAAAATG aaatatttagaaaaataa